The stretch of DNA CCTTGGTGCCGGTGGCGCCGACCGGTTGCCAGCCCGGCGGGACCGGGTGGTCCTCCGGCCAGATGGAGTGCTGGTCCTCGTGGTTGCGCACCACCACATAT from Allocatelliglobosispora scoriae encodes:
- a CDS encoding MbtH family protein; this encodes MVVRNHEDQHSIWPEDHPVPPGWQPVGATGTKAECLAHITEVWVDLRPRSLRERMGR